One Thalassotalea atypica DNA window includes the following coding sequences:
- a CDS encoding penicillin acylase family protein — translation MKINRSVIFTLLSITIFIAATAATWIYSRIDSSLPILDGKKTVFGLSAQTVIERDASGVPTITAKNRADIAVALGFVHAQERFFQMDLLRRNSAGELSSLFGDIALDYDKEIRVHRFRERARAIVKQMSKEEELLLKAYTRGVNQGLDYLKFAPFEYLLLSQEPVPWQEEDTVLTVLSMYLDLQYAQGEREQTLGIMAKTLSDEVFSFLNPKGSQWDAAIDGTEFSPTSLPEGEWPTSLLRKIQTTNTPEKSTKIAQEQFVGSNNWAVSGHISTTGSAIVANDMHLGIRVPNTWFKARLLYRQGEEDVDVVGVTLPGTPNIIVGSNTNIAWGFTNSYGDWSDVIVLKTNKDNSQYLTPQGYKDFEHFKQIIAVKDKKSVEIDVMETIWGPVIGKDGDGNLLAYRWVAHDLRAVNLAVLELETAKNVDQAFEIASRSGIPAQNLMVGDKDGNIGWTIMGGIPNKYGNVGELPQDWSTGANGWDGYVEFESYPKVKNPIDHRLWTANSRVVGGEMLRTVGNGGYAIGARSQQIRDRLFESDQFNEQKLLNIALDTEAIFMKRWQAFLNKKVLTPTAIAQNPQWQEVATLLKDESLSAEVHSVAYRVVRNFRLHVRNITFEPLIEQLTAQDENFDFHTIRNQLETPLWQMINEQPTNYQWLSRESWSIIFIEALENTLMEMTDNQPLSQASWGQENQADIRHPLASSIPLFGHYLNMPAEPLPGDGFMPRVDGGSFGASERMIVSPGHEEQAILHMPTSQAGHPWSPYFGVGHSDWVKGKPSPLLPGETKYTLTLLSY, via the coding sequence ATGAAAATTAACAGATCAGTTATCTTTACGCTTCTTTCAATAACTATTTTTATTGCTGCTACTGCGGCCACTTGGATATATTCACGTATAGATAGCTCGTTGCCAATACTCGATGGCAAGAAAACAGTTTTTGGTTTATCAGCCCAAACAGTGATAGAAAGAGACGCTTCAGGCGTGCCAACTATAACGGCAAAAAACCGTGCTGATATTGCCGTTGCACTAGGCTTTGTTCATGCGCAAGAGCGATTTTTTCAAATGGATTTATTGCGTCGGAACTCCGCTGGTGAATTATCAAGTTTATTTGGTGATATTGCATTAGATTATGACAAGGAGATCAGAGTACATCGATTTAGAGAACGTGCTCGCGCTATAGTCAAACAGATGTCTAAAGAAGAAGAGCTACTGTTGAAAGCCTATACAAGAGGCGTTAATCAAGGGTTAGACTATTTAAAATTCGCCCCATTTGAATACCTTTTACTGAGCCAAGAGCCAGTGCCTTGGCAAGAAGAAGATACCGTTCTAACCGTACTCAGCATGTATTTAGATCTGCAATATGCTCAAGGTGAGCGTGAGCAAACTTTGGGCATTATGGCCAAAACACTTTCTGACGAAGTATTTAGTTTTCTAAACCCTAAAGGTAGCCAATGGGATGCAGCAATTGATGGCACTGAATTCTCACCGACATCATTGCCGGAAGGCGAGTGGCCCACGAGTTTATTGAGAAAAATTCAGACGACTAACACCCCAGAAAAAAGCACCAAAATAGCTCAAGAGCAATTTGTGGGTTCGAACAATTGGGCCGTATCTGGACACATTAGTACCACAGGAAGTGCTATCGTTGCTAACGACATGCATTTAGGTATTCGTGTGCCAAACACGTGGTTCAAAGCAAGGTTGCTGTATCGACAAGGTGAAGAAGACGTGGATGTTGTAGGCGTCACATTGCCAGGCACACCGAATATCATTGTCGGTAGCAATACTAATATCGCTTGGGGGTTTACCAACAGTTATGGCGACTGGAGTGACGTTATTGTGCTGAAAACGAATAAAGACAATAGCCAATATTTGACTCCTCAAGGCTACAAAGATTTCGAACACTTTAAACAAATCATAGCAGTGAAAGATAAAAAGTCTGTTGAAATAGATGTCATGGAAACGATTTGGGGCCCTGTTATCGGCAAAGACGGTGACGGTAACTTGCTTGCTTATCGTTGGGTTGCCCATGACTTGCGTGCGGTAAATTTAGCGGTTCTTGAATTAGAAACAGCAAAAAATGTCGATCAAGCGTTCGAAATAGCGTCAAGATCAGGCATACCAGCACAAAACCTAATGGTCGGTGACAAAGACGGTAACATCGGCTGGACCATCATGGGAGGGATCCCTAATAAATATGGGAATGTCGGTGAACTGCCACAAGACTGGTCAACTGGGGCGAACGGTTGGGATGGTTATGTGGAATTTGAAAGTTACCCTAAGGTAAAAAACCCAATAGACCATCGACTATGGACGGCCAATTCTCGGGTGGTAGGTGGCGAAATGCTTCGAACGGTAGGCAATGGCGGCTATGCAATAGGCGCTAGAAGCCAACAGATAAGAGATAGGTTATTTGAATCTGATCAGTTTAATGAGCAAAAGCTCCTAAACATTGCCCTAGACACAGAAGCGATTTTTATGAAACGTTGGCAAGCATTCTTAAATAAGAAAGTTTTAACCCCAACGGCCATCGCACAGAACCCTCAATGGCAAGAAGTCGCCACTTTATTGAAGGATGAAAGCCTGTCGGCAGAGGTTCATTCTGTCGCCTACCGCGTTGTCAGAAACTTCCGTCTGCATGTGCGAAACATAACCTTTGAGCCATTGATTGAGCAATTAACTGCACAAGATGAAAACTTTGACTTTCACACCATCAGGAACCAACTAGAAACGCCGCTATGGCAAATGATCAATGAGCAGCCAACCAATTACCAATGGCTTTCACGTGAATCTTGGTCAATAATTTTTATAGAAGCACTTGAGAATACCTTGATGGAGATGACTGACAATCAACCCTTGTCACAGGCATCTTGGGGACAGGAAAATCAAGCGGATATTAGGCATCCTTTAGCCTCATCAATCCCGCTTTTTGGACACTATTTAAATATGCCAGCGGAGCCTTTGCCCGGCGATGGGTTTATGCCACGCGTTGACGGTGGTTCATTTGGTGCATCTGAACGTATGATCGTCTCCCCAGGTCATGAGGAACAAGCCATTTTACATATGCCAACGAGCCAAGCGGGTCATCCGTGGAGCCCATACTTTGGCGTAGGCCATAGTGACTGGGTGAAAGGAAAACCATCACCTTTATTACCTGGCGAAACTAAATACACGTTAACACTACTAAGTTACTAA
- a CDS encoding aminotransferase class V-fold PLP-dependent enzyme, which produces MSLSAHASPWKKDFSLFEQAEYKDLSYLDSAATTLVPTVVAKAVNDYQLYHHGNSHRGFYKLSAESTAIVEKVRYRVSSYIKALSSDEIIFTASTTNAINLVADGFLKQHLTEKHNVLISVAEHHANLLPWQQLCWQTGAQLRVISLLPCGELDLTQVRNQIDGNTALVAVSHISNVLGVKNPIAALSKITQKYDAKLLVDGAQAAAHTAIDVQQLGCDFYVYSGHKSYAGSGIGVLYAKQAVQVHMQPSIYGGGIVEQVTLEGVTFSKGPQQFEAGSRNVAAIVGLKAAIDYLQDKEPSKISAYIEKLSSYMFEQLRMLPFVELVTGTNHSGIVSFNLQHVHSHDVATCLDLENIAVRAGHHCAQPLHHYLNLKSSVRVSLGIYNDKADIDKLIKALTKTYEIMKIE; this is translated from the coding sequence ATGTCACTTTCGGCACACGCTAGCCCGTGGAAAAAAGATTTCAGCCTATTTGAACAAGCAGAATATAAAGACCTTTCTTATTTAGACTCTGCTGCGACGACGCTTGTGCCCACTGTTGTGGCTAAGGCAGTCAATGACTATCAGTTGTATCATCACGGCAACAGTCATCGGGGCTTTTATAAGCTTAGTGCTGAGTCAACCGCTATTGTTGAAAAGGTACGCTACCGAGTCTCTTCTTATATAAAGGCGTTATCTAGTGATGAAATTATTTTCACGGCGAGCACCACAAATGCAATTAACCTCGTTGCGGATGGATTTTTAAAGCAACACCTCACGGAAAAACATAATGTATTGATCTCTGTTGCGGAGCATCATGCAAATTTACTTCCTTGGCAACAACTCTGCTGGCAGACTGGTGCTCAGTTGCGGGTAATTTCATTATTGCCTTGTGGTGAGTTGGACCTAACACAAGTTAGAAATCAAATAGACGGTAACACCGCTCTTGTCGCTGTTAGCCATATCTCTAACGTACTTGGCGTGAAAAATCCTATAGCAGCATTATCAAAAATAACTCAAAAATATGACGCTAAATTGCTCGTTGATGGAGCCCAAGCTGCGGCTCATACTGCAATTGATGTTCAGCAATTGGGCTGCGACTTCTATGTTTATTCGGGACACAAAAGTTACGCTGGCTCTGGCATCGGCGTGCTATACGCCAAGCAGGCGGTGCAAGTACACATGCAACCTTCTATTTATGGTGGAGGGATTGTTGAACAAGTGACACTTGAAGGTGTAACGTTCAGTAAAGGCCCTCAGCAATTTGAAGCGGGTAGTCGCAATGTTGCCGCTATTGTTGGACTAAAAGCAGCAATAGACTATTTACAAGACAAGGAACCCTCAAAGATATCAGCTTATATCGAAAAGTTAAGCAGCTACATGTTCGAACAGCTTAGGATGCTACCTTTTGTTGAACTAGTCACGGGCACTAATCATTCTGGTATTGTAAGTTTTAACCTACAACATGTTCACAGCCATGACGTAGCAACGTGTCTTGATTTGGAAAATATTGCAGTGCGTGCTGGTCACCATTGTGCTCAACCTTTACATCATTATTTGAATCTTAAAAGCTCAGTTCGTGTTTCATTAGGAATATACAATGACAAGGCTGACATTGATAAACTGATTAAAGCGCTGACTAAAACCTATGAAATAATGAAAATTGAATAA
- a CDS encoding iron-sulfur cluster assembly scaffold protein: protein MLQTNSNNSVEPLAISKLYHQALLRHHKKPIGFDVTLSGKQVRSADGENPECGDEITVNAKLESGAISNIVFSGESCAICRASASMMCEKLVSMTTKQALAVINDVEQSFNEQKLFEGNLSPLNSVFSLPIRQQCALLPWRTAVQVLEAGG, encoded by the coding sequence ATGTTACAAACAAACAGCAATAATAGTGTCGAGCCGTTGGCGATCAGTAAACTTTATCATCAGGCATTATTGCGCCATCATAAAAAACCCATAGGCTTTGACGTTACTCTTTCTGGTAAACAGGTGAGATCTGCCGATGGTGAAAACCCAGAATGTGGTGATGAAATTACCGTCAACGCTAAGCTAGAAAGTGGTGCCATCAGCAATATTGTGTTTTCAGGAGAAAGCTGCGCTATCTGCAGAGCGTCCGCTTCTATGATGTGTGAAAAGTTGGTCTCTATGACAACTAAACAGGCACTTGCCGTGATCAATGATGTTGAGCAATCCTTCAACGAACAAAAATTATTTGAGGGAAATTTATCTCCGTTAAACAGTGTGTTTTCTTTACCAATTCGGCAACAATGTGCGTTGCTACCGTGGCGCACTGCGGTACAAGTGTTAGAGGCTGGTGGGTAA
- a CDS encoding XdhC family protein, whose protein sequence is MQENWFELARAFSADKESVLATIIETRGATYQKVGTMMHVSTAGECTGLLSGGCLEADIALHSQQVLSENKSKVLHYDLIGDADLLWGLGGGCEGEIKILLQPMTPANQHLGFADVLTHALDGKSGNYFQQTASGEIPIGYFISTDERVERFDQQVTETAKIAGKSVSSISADVEVSSSRRLINIPVYPPISILVCGAGPDAVPVVQFAKQLGWQVALWDHRQASLDKSLFGEVNIKRKIRAEQISSSELDLYDAIVIMTHNLENDQHYLKNAIASSLPYIGVLGPAARRDKLLENISEVYGNVDDRVFGPIGLDLGGRSPQAIALSIMAEIQQQLTKFRAAQNEKPLFMDIQLNVSITK, encoded by the coding sequence ATGCAAGAAAATTGGTTTGAGTTGGCCCGTGCTTTTTCAGCAGATAAAGAAAGTGTGCTGGCGACGATTATTGAAACACGGGGTGCTACGTATCAAAAAGTAGGGACAATGATGCACGTTAGTACCGCAGGTGAATGTACAGGACTTTTAAGCGGTGGCTGTTTAGAAGCCGATATTGCTTTACATAGCCAGCAAGTACTATCAGAGAATAAATCCAAGGTATTGCATTATGACTTAATCGGTGATGCTGACTTACTGTGGGGGCTAGGGGGCGGCTGCGAAGGCGAGATTAAAATATTATTACAGCCTATGACACCCGCTAATCAGCATTTGGGTTTTGCTGATGTATTGACCCATGCCCTTGATGGCAAATCAGGAAATTATTTTCAACAAACCGCTTCAGGTGAAATACCCATTGGTTATTTTATATCGACAGATGAAAGAGTTGAACGCTTCGACCAACAGGTGACTGAGACTGCGAAGATTGCAGGTAAGAGCGTATCTTCTATTTCCGCAGACGTGGAGGTTAGCTCATCGAGACGATTGATTAATATCCCAGTTTATCCCCCCATTTCAATATTGGTTTGTGGCGCTGGCCCTGATGCGGTGCCTGTCGTGCAATTTGCAAAACAATTAGGTTGGCAAGTCGCCTTATGGGATCATCGCCAAGCCTCGTTAGATAAGTCACTATTTGGCGAAGTAAACATTAAGCGTAAGATAAGAGCTGAACAAATAAGCTCAAGTGAATTGGACCTCTATGATGCGATAGTAATAATGACGCATAATTTAGAAAACGATCAACATTATTTAAAAAATGCGATAGCGTCATCACTGCCATACATTGGCGTACTTGGGCCTGCTGCGCGTAGAGATAAATTGCTTGAAAATATCTCTGAAGTATATGGCAATGTCGATGATCGCGTATTTGGCCCTATAGGTCTGGACCTTGGCGGAAGAAGCCCGCAAGCTATTGCTTTGTCAATAATGGCTGAAATTCAACAGCAGTTAACGAAATTTCGTGCAGCACAAAATGAAAAACCTTTGTTTATGGACATACAATTAAATGTTTCCATCACAAAATAA
- a CDS encoding nucleotidyltransferase family protein, with translation MFPSQNKRQEDIEHQANEIGKIAIIVLAAGSSSRLGQPKQLVEIEHQSLIYRQCQLASTLTPHVYCVIGCQALQMRSALSELEVNVVENIAWSDGMGSSISAAISQLPVHIEAAMIVLVDQWKLTQADLNLLVKQHINSPQMIIQSRQVNRQEKKANGPPVIFPKRFFTNLIGLKGEQGAKPIVEKFKSSTLMVDIPNAFEDIDTPEQLAKVTMFLSKMKKD, from the coding sequence ATGTTTCCATCACAAAATAAGCGACAGGAAGATATAGAGCATCAAGCCAATGAAATAGGCAAGATAGCAATTATTGTATTGGCTGCTGGGAGTTCCTCTCGTTTAGGCCAACCTAAACAACTGGTGGAAATTGAGCACCAATCACTTATTTATCGTCAATGTCAGTTAGCATCAACACTGACACCTCATGTTTATTGTGTCATTGGTTGTCAGGCTCTTCAAATGCGTAGCGCGTTATCAGAGCTTGAGGTCAACGTCGTGGAAAATATAGCTTGGTCTGATGGTATGGGAAGTTCTATTAGTGCGGCGATCAGCCAGTTACCGGTCCATATTGAAGCGGCGATGATAGTACTTGTTGATCAATGGAAATTAACACAGGCCGATCTAAACTTACTGGTTAAACAGCACATAAATTCACCACAAATGATTATTCAATCAAGGCAAGTAAATCGACAAGAAAAGAAAGCTAATGGGCCGCCAGTGATCTTTCCTAAACGATTTTTTACAAATTTAATTGGCCTAAAGGGGGAGCAAGGTGCTAAACCTATCGTAGAAAAATTCAAATCTTCAACTCTTATGGTAGATATTCCCAATGCGTTTGAAGATATAGATACACCAGAACAATTAGCAAAAGTAACAATGTTTTTGTCAAAAATGAAAAAAGACTAG
- a CDS encoding (2Fe-2S)-binding protein — protein sequence MITLMVNGKSHQYQDDMDMPLLWALRDVLKYTGTKYGCGKGLCGACTIHLDGQPVRACLTPVSAVEGQSITTIEGLSDDGSHPVQQAWQALNVPQCGYCQSGQIMSAVALLEHTPNPTDKQIDTAMSGNICRCGTYTRIKEAIHLASESVAKGVNVFDPKVEGADV from the coding sequence ATGATCACCTTAATGGTTAATGGAAAATCACATCAATATCAAGATGATATGGATATGCCTTTGCTTTGGGCATTACGAGATGTATTAAAGTATACCGGCACAAAATACGGTTGTGGTAAAGGTTTGTGCGGTGCATGTACCATTCATTTAGATGGTCAACCGGTTCGTGCGTGTTTGACGCCAGTATCTGCTGTTGAAGGACAATCGATCACCACCATTGAAGGTTTATCAGATGATGGCTCCCACCCTGTGCAACAGGCATGGCAAGCGCTCAATGTGCCACAATGCGGTTACTGTCAGTCTGGGCAGATAATGTCGGCGGTGGCCTTACTTGAACATACGCCTAATCCTACTGACAAACAAATAGACACAGCAATGAGCGGAAATATTTGCCGCTGCGGGACATACACACGTATTAAAGAGGCAATTCATCTTGCCAGTGAAAGCGTAGCTAAAGGCGTTAATGTTTTTGATCCTAAGGTCGAAGGAGCTGACGTATGA
- a CDS encoding xanthine dehydrogenase family protein molybdopterin-binding subunit — protein sequence MKTIENVSRRGFLKGLGIGSTALVLGVNFPTLSLMPKAFAGKAASKFEPNVYVHINADSTVGIVVHRSEMGQGIRTSIPMIVADELEADWQKIEVIQGLGDKKYGSQNTDGSRSVRNFYQPLREAGASARTMLEQAAAQKWQVPVDECVAKNGKIHHKNSDKQASFGELVAIAATLTVPDAATLKLKDKSAFKFIGKSDVALVDGHKIATGDTTYGFDVELPGMRYVMIERPPVLAGKVKSLDASASKKISGVIDVIQLDDLTEPAVFKPLGGIAVIASNTWAAMKGREALNVVWEDGEHAVYDSAAYKEALKTSCDNPTNVLRNKGDVAVAFKQSASSITADYYVPELTHAPMEPPAAAAHVHDGIVDVWACTQTPQSAQNTVAQTLGVPPETVNVNVTLLGGGFGRKSKPDFVAEAALISKLIKAPVRVMWSREDEIKNGYYHAVSFQKLKAGFDQNNKVTAWQHHVALPTISSTFSKGADVIGFEGDLGLVDMPYHIDHVRCAAGKAPAHTRIGWMRSVTNINQAFAVCSFADEIAHHKGVDSKAHLLELIGPDRTIDVAKEQAKYGNYGEGLDKFPIDTKRLKNVVNRVADMAQWDKKRAKGTGLGIAVHRSFVSYVACVVEVQTQPDGKINISNIWMSVDCGTAVNPERIRSQMEGAAIFGISLTFYGELTAKNGVIQQGNFDDYPLARMTDAPPTHVDIVQSDALPGGVGEPGVPPIAPAICNAIYAATGNRYRELPLSKVGIV from the coding sequence ATGAAAACTATCGAAAATGTGAGTCGTCGCGGCTTCTTAAAAGGATTAGGGATCGGTAGCACCGCTTTGGTGCTAGGCGTTAATTTTCCAACATTGTCACTGATGCCAAAAGCATTTGCCGGTAAAGCAGCAAGTAAATTTGAACCTAATGTTTATGTCCACATCAATGCTGACAGTACCGTTGGTATTGTTGTCCATCGCTCTGAAATGGGACAAGGGATCCGCACGAGTATTCCGATGATCGTTGCTGATGAACTTGAAGCTGACTGGCAAAAAATAGAGGTTATTCAAGGGCTTGGTGATAAAAAATACGGCAGTCAAAATACCGATGGCTCACGGTCTGTTCGCAATTTCTATCAACCGTTAAGAGAAGCCGGCGCCTCAGCAAGAACGATGTTAGAACAAGCGGCAGCGCAAAAATGGCAAGTACCTGTGGATGAGTGTGTCGCCAAAAATGGAAAAATTCATCACAAAAATAGTGATAAACAAGCCAGTTTTGGTGAGTTGGTTGCCATCGCGGCAACGTTAACAGTCCCTGATGCAGCGACACTAAAATTAAAAGACAAGTCAGCGTTTAAGTTTATTGGTAAATCAGATGTCGCCTTAGTTGATGGTCACAAAATAGCGACGGGTGACACCACCTATGGCTTTGATGTCGAGCTACCTGGCATGCGTTATGTCATGATTGAACGCCCGCCGGTGTTGGCAGGAAAGGTTAAGTCACTTGATGCAAGTGCTTCGAAGAAAATATCAGGCGTCATCGATGTGATTCAACTGGATGATTTAACCGAGCCAGCAGTTTTTAAACCACTTGGCGGCATCGCAGTGATAGCGTCTAATACGTGGGCAGCAATGAAGGGACGTGAAGCGCTTAACGTCGTATGGGAGGACGGAGAACATGCAGTATATGATTCCGCCGCATACAAAGAAGCCTTAAAAACCAGTTGTGATAATCCGACAAACGTTTTGCGTAATAAGGGTGATGTGGCTGTAGCATTTAAGCAATCGGCATCAAGTATAACGGCTGATTATTATGTCCCTGAGCTAACCCATGCTCCTATGGAGCCACCTGCGGCAGCGGCACATGTTCATGATGGTATCGTTGATGTTTGGGCATGTACACAAACACCTCAATCAGCTCAAAATACGGTAGCTCAAACGTTAGGGGTACCGCCGGAAACCGTCAACGTGAATGTGACATTGCTTGGTGGCGGCTTTGGTCGAAAATCTAAACCTGATTTTGTCGCTGAAGCCGCTTTAATCTCAAAATTGATTAAAGCGCCTGTGCGTGTGATGTGGTCTCGCGAAGATGAAATCAAAAATGGTTACTATCATGCGGTGAGTTTTCAAAAACTTAAAGCGGGGTTCGATCAAAACAACAAGGTGACAGCGTGGCAACACCATGTTGCACTTCCTACTATTAGCTCAACCTTTAGCAAAGGAGCCGATGTTATAGGCTTTGAAGGTGACCTAGGTTTGGTTGATATGCCATATCATATTGACCATGTGCGCTGTGCAGCAGGCAAAGCGCCAGCACATACACGAATTGGTTGGATGCGCTCGGTAACTAATATTAACCAAGCATTTGCTGTGTGTTCATTTGCAGATGAAATTGCACATCATAAAGGAGTCGACAGTAAAGCACATTTGCTTGAGTTAATAGGGCCTGATAGAACGATAGACGTTGCTAAAGAACAAGCGAAGTACGGTAATTATGGTGAGGGACTAGACAAATTCCCTATCGATACCAAGCGCTTAAAAAATGTCGTTAATCGCGTTGCAGACATGGCGCAGTGGGATAAAAAAAGAGCCAAAGGCACTGGCTTGGGTATTGCGGTCCACCGCAGTTTTGTTAGTTATGTTGCGTGCGTGGTTGAAGTTCAAACCCAGCCTGATGGGAAAATTAACATCAGTAACATATGGATGAGTGTTGATTGCGGCACTGCCGTGAATCCTGAGCGTATTCGCTCACAAATGGAAGGGGCTGCAATTTTTGGCATTTCACTGACCTTCTATGGCGAGTTAACAGCGAAAAACGGTGTCATCCAACAAGGTAATTTTGATGATTATCCTCTAGCTCGAATGACTGATGCGCCGCCAACTCATGTTGATATCGTTCAAAGTGATGCGCTCCCAGGCGGCGTAGGTGAGCCTGGTGTACCACCTATAGCGCCCGCCATATGTAATGCTATTTATGCGGCAACGGGGAACAGGTATCGTGAACTACCTTTGAGTAAAGTGGGGATTGTGTAG
- a CDS encoding DUF2058 domain-containing protein — protein sequence MASLQDQLLKAGLTTKQKARQANTDRRKKNKQKRSGVDVGVSLQEQIKQDLAKQQAEKQAKDAQLEAQKQQALVEKEQYLRILQILEHHQIKNVNGENEYNYTFDNKVKKLYVDNVTQQALIKGRLALCGLDQTTYIVTSETADKIATLDEKVVLLKNDKVEEQSIDEDDPYAEFQIPDDLMW from the coding sequence ATGGCATCTCTTCAAGACCAACTGCTCAAAGCAGGGTTAACCACCAAACAAAAAGCGCGGCAGGCCAATACGGACAGGCGTAAAAAAAATAAACAAAAGCGTAGCGGCGTTGACGTAGGCGTTTCTTTGCAAGAGCAAATAAAGCAAGACTTGGCAAAGCAACAAGCTGAAAAACAAGCGAAAGATGCTCAACTTGAAGCGCAAAAACAACAGGCCCTTGTTGAAAAAGAGCAGTACCTAAGGATCTTACAAATCCTTGAGCATCATCAAATCAAAAACGTGAATGGTGAAAACGAGTATAATTATACTTTCGATAATAAAGTGAAAAAGCTCTATGTTGACAATGTCACGCAGCAGGCGCTCATTAAAGGGCGATTGGCATTGTGTGGATTGGATCAAACTACTTATATTGTCACCAGTGAAACTGCGGATAAAATTGCGACCTTGGATGAAAAAGTTGTCTTGTTGAAGAATGACAAAGTGGAAGAACAGTCGATTGATGAAGATGATCCTTACGCAGAATTCCAAATTCCTGATGATTTGATGTGGTAA
- a CDS encoding glutaredoxin family protein: MFIIRWLLGRIILLIDFITSPKKPQLSAEQKQSIAEQVSHLSLYQLAACPFCVKVRRALKRQGIEMPIVDIKANQGAPREELLKGGGKAKVPCLRIDNGKEGVTWMYESNDIINYLSTTIRS, translated from the coding sequence ATGTTCATTATTCGTTGGCTACTTGGCCGAATTATCCTACTGATTGACTTCATCACTAGCCCGAAAAAACCTCAGCTTAGCGCAGAGCAAAAGCAAAGCATCGCTGAACAAGTAAGTCACCTTAGCCTGTATCAACTGGCGGCGTGCCCTTTTTGCGTCAAAGTGAGAAGAGCGCTAAAACGTCAAGGTATCGAAATGCCTATAGTAGATATTAAAGCTAATCAGGGCGCACCACGTGAAGAGCTACTAAAAGGCGGCGGCAAAGCAAAAGTACCTTGCTTGCGTATTGATAACGGTAAAGAAGGTGTTACTTGGATGTACGAGTCTAATGACATCATTAATTACCTCAGCACCACTATTCGCTCATAA
- the msrP gene encoding protein-methionine-sulfoxide reductase catalytic subunit MsrP — protein sequence MLIKTPKRYAISENEVTSENIYRERRQLLKGMGFIGASALIAGTSNKAHAIDFFGSDDKPSFKQNTLTYQKDDSNNQTLTPEAKVTSHNNFYEFGTGKSDPVKNAQAFKVDPWQLKVDGLVDNPVTLDYDDLTKLFALEERIYRLRCVEAWSMVVPWIGFSLAELIKKAQPNSNAKFVAFETLYDPEQMPGQSSRFIGGGIHYPYVEGLRLDEALNPLSLMSVGLYGKTLPPQNGAPIRLIVPWKYGFKSIKSVVRITLTDKQPPTTWSQLAASEYGFYANVNPNVSHPRWSQASERRITGGGLFARNRIETQMFNGYGEEVAHLYKGMNLSKYY from the coding sequence GTGCTAATCAAAACACCAAAGCGTTATGCAATATCAGAAAACGAAGTAACATCAGAAAATATTTACCGGGAAAGACGTCAGTTACTAAAAGGAATGGGCTTTATAGGTGCAAGTGCACTTATCGCTGGCACGAGCAATAAAGCTCATGCCATCGATTTTTTTGGCTCAGACGACAAGCCGAGCTTTAAGCAAAATACATTAACTTATCAAAAAGATGATTCGAATAACCAAACATTAACCCCTGAGGCTAAAGTTACCTCCCACAATAATTTCTATGAATTCGGTACTGGCAAATCTGATCCTGTAAAAAATGCGCAGGCATTTAAGGTGGACCCATGGCAATTAAAGGTTGATGGCTTAGTTGATAATCCCGTTACGCTTGATTATGACGACTTAACCAAATTGTTTGCGCTTGAAGAGCGTATCTATCGTCTGCGTTGTGTTGAAGCATGGTCAATGGTGGTGCCGTGGATAGGTTTTAGCCTAGCTGAGTTGATTAAAAAAGCGCAACCGAACAGCAATGCCAAGTTTGTGGCATTTGAAACATTGTACGATCCTGAGCAAATGCCGGGACAAAGCAGTCGATTTATTGGCGGTGGGATTCATTATCCTTATGTTGAAGGATTACGGTTAGACGAAGCACTGAATCCCCTATCGCTAATGAGTGTTGGTTTGTATGGTAAAACACTGCCACCGCAAAACGGCGCACCTATCAGGCTAATCGTACCGTGGAAATACGGCTTCAAAAGTATAAAATCCGTTGTTCGAATTACCCTCACCGATAAGCAGCCGCCGACAACGTGGAGCCAGCTTGCTGCTAGTGAGTACGGCTTTTATGCCAACGTAAACCCGAATGTTTCTCATCCCAGGTGGAGCCAAGCGAGCGAACGTAGAATAACCGGTGGAGGCCTATTCGCTAGAAACCGCATTGAAACCCAAATGTTTAATGGTTATGGCGAAGAAGTAGCGCACTTATACAAGGGCATGAACTTAAGTAAATACTACTAA